The following coding sequences lie in one Rutidosis leptorrhynchoides isolate AG116_Rl617_1_P2 chromosome 6, CSIRO_AGI_Rlap_v1, whole genome shotgun sequence genomic window:
- the LOC139855120 gene encoding protein ALP1-like: protein MSQSLFNAFDMWDSDDLEDLEFLRAMAEEFDAEEAEEPVNNERVPRSRTYIHRDREQAGEMLHKHYFHESPKYHDRHFKRRFRMSKDLFLRIINDILAYDVQPLPRHFEFFKPKIDALGRQSFSTIQKCTSALRQLAYGTAADMFDEYLQMSECTSIVRYIESCKLDYHSQKALRCILELYVDEYLRKPTSSDIARLYSAHEEKHDFKGMLGSIDCMHWQWRNCPVAWKGQYKSGHQKHPTIVLEAVASYDTWIWHAFFSAAGANNDVNVLNQSSLFDDIKNGTAPFAPFTVNDNTYTNGYYLADGIYPDWATLIKAYSTPTEEPRIKFKRFQESARKDVERIFGVLQGRFHILQMAGRPQSVNKLRRILYCCVLLHNMIVEDNDFNISWLEEELLKTREANPNYLRNRSTSRDVRDQEIRDRNIHDQLREDLTQHIWDLPPNFRTLNA, encoded by the exons atgtcacaaagttTGTTTAATGCTTTTGATATGTGGGATTCCGATGATCTTGAAGATTTGGAATTTTTACGAGCAATGGCCGAAGAATTTGATGCTGAAGAGGCTGAAGAACCTGTTAACAACGAACGAGTTCCACGGTCTCGAACATACATTCATAGAGATCGTGAACAAGCAGGTGAAATGTTACACAAACACTATTTTCATGAATCTCCAAAATATCACGATCGTCACTTTAAAAGACGTTTTAGAATGAGTAAAGATTTATTCTTACGCATCATAAATGATATACTTGCTTACGATGTTCAACCTTTACCAAGACATTTTGAATTTTTTAAACCAAAAATTGATGCTCTTGGTCGACAAAGTTTTTCAACGATACAAAAGTGTACATCTGCGTTGCGTCAATTGGCGTACGGTACAGCAGCGGACATGTTTGACGAATACCTGCAAATGTCCGAATGTACATCTATA gtacgttacattgaaagtTGCAAGCTCGATTATCATTCACAAAaggctttaag ATGTATTTTGGAACTTTATGTTGATGAATATTTGAGGAAACCAACGAGTAGCGATATAGCTCGTTTGTATAGCGCTCATGAAGAAAAGCATGATTTTAAGGGAATGCTTGGAAGCATCGACTGCATGCATTGGCAGTGGAGGAATTGTCCAGTTGCTTGGAAAGGGCAATATAAGAGTGGTCATCAAAAACACCCAACCATTGTTCTTGAAGCCGTTGCTTCATATGATACGTGGATTTGGCATGCATTCTTTAGTGCTGCGGGTGCTAACAACGATGTTAATGTTTTGAATCAATCTTCGTTGTTCGATGACATTAAAAATGGAACTGCACCATTTGCACCATTTACTGTAAATGATAATACTTACACAAACGGTTATTATTTAGCTGATGGCATTTACCCAGATTGGGCAACATTAATCAAGGCGTATTCGACCCCAACCGAAGAGCCCCGTATAAAATTTAAACGCTTCCAAGAAAGTGCACGTAAAGATGTTGAGAGAATATTCGGTGTTCTTCAGGGTAGATTTCATATTCTGCAAATGGCTGGACGACCACAAAGTGTCAACAAGTTGAGGCGAATATTATATTGTTGTGTGTTATTGCACAACATGATAGTTGAGGATAATGACTTCAACATTTCATGGCTCGAGGAAGAATTACTTAAGACTAGAGAAGCTAATCCTAACTATCTAAGGAATCGATCTACAAGTCGTGATGTAAGAGATCAAGAAATACGAGATAGAAACATTCATGACCAACTCCGAGAAGATCTCACTCAACACATTTGGGACCTTCCACCAAACTTTAGAACTTTAAATGCTTAA
- the LOC139855774 gene encoding probable prefoldin subunit 4 produces the protein MQQSGSGSETEVTWEDQQNINKFGRLNNRYHELEDEIKIAKEANENFEDASNELILTDEEVVRFQIGEVFAHLPKDEVETRIEQMQETTAKHLQQLMEEKELIIFQMAELKKILYAKFKESINLEED, from the exons ATGCAGCAG TCTGGTAGTGGCTCTGAAACCGAAGTGACATGGGAGGATCAGCAGAACATCAACAAGTTTGGGAGATTGAACAATCGCTATCACGAACTTGAAGATGAAATAAAGATTGCCAAG GAAGCAAATGAGAACTTTGAGGATGCAAGTAACGAATTGATTTTAACCGATGAAGAGGTGGTGAGATTCCAGATAGGAGAGGTGTTTGCTCATTTACCAAAAGACGAAGTTGAGACGAGGATAGAACAAATGCAAGAGACAACAGCCAAACACTTGCAGCAACTTATGGAAGAGAAGGAATTGATCATTTTTCAGATGGCTGAGTTGAAGAAGATATTGTATGCTAAATTCAAGGAATCTATCAACCTTGAGGAAGATTGA
- the LOC139855735 gene encoding beta-1,3-galactosyltransferase 7-like isoform X2, producing MKTNNNRSGGRKVSPKWIIIFSTFSFVFGMLFTNRVLGPLESEEGRIVRRREQELKFVSNDDCITKKNNDLLGEVHKTQEAIQSLGNSISELRMELPGNQTSPDDLHHNMTNGDRIKKRKKVFMVIGINTAFSSRRRRDSIRETWMPRGEKLHLLEKEKGIVVRFMIGHSAISNSILDRAIDSEEAQHKDFFRLEHVEGYHELTTKTQIFFSTAFAIWDAKFYVKVDDDVHVNLGRLATTLGRHQSKPRVYAGCMKSGPVLSQKNVKYHEPEYWKFGEEGNKYFRHATGQIYAISNDLAAYISNNQPILHKYANEDVSLGSWFIGLDVEHIDDHNMCCGTPPDCEWKAEAGNVCIASFDWSCSGICKSVEKLKDVHKRCGEDPAALWNAQY from the exons ATGAAGACCAACAACAACAGAAGCGGTGGGCGTAAAGTCTCACCCAAATGGATCATCATTTTCAGTACTTTCAGTTTTGTTTTTGGCATGCTTTTTACAAACAG GGTTTTGGGTCCACTTGAATCTGAAGAGGGAAGAATTGTGAGACGGAGAGAACAAGAATTGAAATTTGTTTCTAATGATGATTGtataacaaaaaag AATAATGATTTACTTGGAGAAGTACATAAAACCCAAGAAGCAATTCA GTCACTAGGAAACTCGATTTCGGAGCTGAGAATGGAGCTCCCCGGGAACCAAACGTCACCTGATGATTTGCATCATAACATGACAAATGGAGACaggatcaagaaaaggaaaaaagTGTTTATGGTAATTGGGATTAACACTGCTTTTAGTAGCAGAAGGAGACGTGATTCGATACGAGAAACTTGGATGCCGAGGG GTGAAAAGTTACATTTGCTCGAGAAGGAAAAGGGTATTGTTGTGCGTTTCATGATTGGTCACAG tgcGATATCTAATAGCATTCTAGATCGAGCCATCGACTCTGAGGAAGCTCAACATAAAGATTTCTTTAGACTT GAACATGTAGAAGGGTATCATGAATTGACAACTAAAACACAAATATTCTTTTCGACAGCGTTCGCTATATGGGATGCAAAGTTTTATGTCAAGGTGGATGATGATGTTCATGTCAATCTTG GTAGGTTAGCTACAACTCTTGGACGACATCAATCAAAACCAAGGGTTTATGCAGGATGTATGAAATCTGGGCCTGTTCTTTCTCAGAA GAATGTTAAATACCATGAACCTGAATATTGGAAATTTGGAGAGGAAGGAAATAAGTATTTTCGGCATGCAACCGGACAGATTTATGCTATATCGAATGATCTTGCTGCGTACATCTCAAATAACCA GCCCATTTTGCACAAATATGCAAATGAAGACGTGTCACTTGGTTCTTGGTTTATTGGTCTTGACGTTGAACACATCGATGATCATAACATGTGTTGTGGGACCCCTCCTG ACTGCGAATGGAAGGCAGAAGCCGGTAACGTGTGTATAGCATCATTCGATTGGAGTTGCAGTGGTATTTGTAAGTCTGTAGAAAAACTGAAAGATGTTCACAAAAGATGCGGTGAAGATCCTGCTGCTCTCTGGAATGCACAATACTGA
- the LOC139855735 gene encoding beta-1,3-galactosyltransferase 7-like isoform X1, whose product MKTNNNRSGGRKVSPKWIIIFSTFSFVFGMLFTNRVLGPLESEEGRIVRRREQELKFVSNDDCITKKNNDLLGEVHKTQEAIQSTRSLGNSISELRMELPGNQTSPDDLHHNMTNGDRIKKRKKVFMVIGINTAFSSRRRRDSIRETWMPRGEKLHLLEKEKGIVVRFMIGHSAISNSILDRAIDSEEAQHKDFFRLEHVEGYHELTTKTQIFFSTAFAIWDAKFYVKVDDDVHVNLGRLATTLGRHQSKPRVYAGCMKSGPVLSQKNVKYHEPEYWKFGEEGNKYFRHATGQIYAISNDLAAYISNNQPILHKYANEDVSLGSWFIGLDVEHIDDHNMCCGTPPDCEWKAEAGNVCIASFDWSCSGICKSVEKLKDVHKRCGEDPAALWNAQY is encoded by the exons ATGAAGACCAACAACAACAGAAGCGGTGGGCGTAAAGTCTCACCCAAATGGATCATCATTTTCAGTACTTTCAGTTTTGTTTTTGGCATGCTTTTTACAAACAG GGTTTTGGGTCCACTTGAATCTGAAGAGGGAAGAATTGTGAGACGGAGAGAACAAGAATTGAAATTTGTTTCTAATGATGATTGtataacaaaaaag AATAATGATTTACTTGGAGAAGTACATAAAACCCAAGAAGCAATTCA GTCTACTAGGTCACTAGGAAACTCGATTTCGGAGCTGAGAATGGAGCTCCCCGGGAACCAAACGTCACCTGATGATTTGCATCATAACATGACAAATGGAGACaggatcaagaaaaggaaaaaagTGTTTATGGTAATTGGGATTAACACTGCTTTTAGTAGCAGAAGGAGACGTGATTCGATACGAGAAACTTGGATGCCGAGGG GTGAAAAGTTACATTTGCTCGAGAAGGAAAAGGGTATTGTTGTGCGTTTCATGATTGGTCACAG tgcGATATCTAATAGCATTCTAGATCGAGCCATCGACTCTGAGGAAGCTCAACATAAAGATTTCTTTAGACTT GAACATGTAGAAGGGTATCATGAATTGACAACTAAAACACAAATATTCTTTTCGACAGCGTTCGCTATATGGGATGCAAAGTTTTATGTCAAGGTGGATGATGATGTTCATGTCAATCTTG GTAGGTTAGCTACAACTCTTGGACGACATCAATCAAAACCAAGGGTTTATGCAGGATGTATGAAATCTGGGCCTGTTCTTTCTCAGAA GAATGTTAAATACCATGAACCTGAATATTGGAAATTTGGAGAGGAAGGAAATAAGTATTTTCGGCATGCAACCGGACAGATTTATGCTATATCGAATGATCTTGCTGCGTACATCTCAAATAACCA GCCCATTTTGCACAAATATGCAAATGAAGACGTGTCACTTGGTTCTTGGTTTATTGGTCTTGACGTTGAACACATCGATGATCATAACATGTGTTGTGGGACCCCTCCTG ACTGCGAATGGAAGGCAGAAGCCGGTAACGTGTGTATAGCATCATTCGATTGGAGTTGCAGTGGTATTTGTAAGTCTGTAGAAAAACTGAAAGATGTTCACAAAAGATGCGGTGAAGATCCTGCTGCTCTCTGGAATGCACAATACTGA